CAAAACCATAGTCTATATCTGCTCTTAATGTATGCAAAGGCAGCCGACCTTCCATGTGCCATTCAGTTCTAGCAATTTCAGCTCCACCTATTCTTCCGGCAATCATTATTTTAATACCTTCAGCTTTCATCTTAAGAGCTCTTGATGCAGCTTGTTTCATAATTCTTTTCGCGGAAGCTCTTCTTAATAATTGATTAGCTATATCTTCAGCAACTAACTGTCCATCAATTTCCGGACTTTTCACTTCCTTTATATTTATTTGCAAATCGTTATTCTGAATTAACTTTGATAGATTTTCTTTTAATTTATTAACCTCTGCTCCTTTTCTACCAATAATTATTCCTGGTCTAGCACAGTTAATGGTTATTCGGATTCTATTAGCAATACGTTCGATATTAACAGTTGAAATGCCTGCATTTTGTAAATTATCTTTTATGTATCTTCTAATCTTATAATCTTCGTAAACATTCTGACTATATTCTTTACGGCTAAACCATTTAACATCCCAATCTCTAATAATTCCTATACGTAAACCTTTTGGGTGAACTTTTTGTCCCAATTATCTTTCAACCCCTTTCTCTTCCACTTCAATTGTGATATGGCTTGTTCTTTTATGAATTCTTGCAGCCCTACCCATTGCCCTCGCTCTAAATCTTTTCAATGTAGGTCCTTCATCAACAAAAGCTTTATTTATATATAAATCATCAACACTCATGTCATGATTATTTTCAGCATTTGATATTGCTGATTTAAGCACCTTATAAATCATTTTTGCTGATCTATTAGGTAAAAACTTTAATTGTAATAACGCTGACCCAGTATCTTTTCCCTTTATCACTTCTATCATTTGTCGGCATTTTCTGGGAGATATTGGAATATATTTTCCAACAGATTTTACACCCATATTTCTCCTCCTATTTTGTTACTAAAAACATTAAATAATAATCACCCGAAAATGATAACTATTTAATTGATGTTGATCTTTCTGTATGAGCTCCATGTCCTTTAAATCTTCTAGTCGGTGAAAATTCACCTAATTTATGTCCTACCATATTCTCAGTAATATAAACTGGAACATGTTTCTTCCCATCGTGTACTGCGATTGTATGTCCTACCATTAAAGGGAATATAGTTGAATTTCTAGACCAGGTCTTTATTGGTTCCTTTTTTCTTTTCTTATTCAAATTACGTACCTTTTTTAATAATTTTTCATCAATATATGGACCTTTTTTAATTGATCTTGACATTTTTCAATCAATCCCCCTCATTTATTTATCTGTCCTTCTTTTTACAATATATCTATCTGAATCTTTTTTCTTTTTTCTTGTACGATAACCCTTTGCCAGTAAACCATTAGGTGAAGCAGGATGTCTTCCACCAGCTGATTTTCCTTCACCACCACCTAAAGGGTGGTCAATTGGATTCATAGCAACTCCACGTACCTTTGGTCTTCTACCCTTCCATCTACTCTTGCCTGCCTTACCCAGATCGATATTAGAATGGTTTAAGTTTCCTACCTGTCCTATTGTTGCACAACATTCTAAATTAATCAGCCTTACTTCTCCTGAGGGTAATTTTACATGAGCATACTTACCCTCTTTTGCCAATATTTGGGCAATTGCTCCTGCAGATCTTGCAAGAACTGCTCCCTGTCCTTTTTTCATTTCGATATTATGAATAAAAGTACCTTGTGGAATATCTTTCAAAGCCTTGGTATTACCAGGGCTTATTTCCGCTTTAGTACCCGATACTATTACATCGCCTATTTTTAATTTTGCAGGAGATATAATATATCTTTTTTCACCATCCATATACTTTAATAACGCAATTCTGGCAGAACGATTAGGGTCATATTCAATTGAAACAACCTTTGCAGGAATACCTTCTTTTTCCCTTAAGAAATCAATAAAACGATATTTTCTTTTTGTTCCTCCACCTTTTCTTCTAACCATGATACGACCGTCATTATTCCTACCGGCTTTTTTGCTCTTTCCTTTGGTTAAACTCTTCTCAGGTTTTGAGCAAGTTATATCTTCAAAGGTGGAAACAGTCATAAACCTTCTACCAGCTGATGTTGGCTTATACTTTTTTATATCTGCCACTTTAATCTACACCTTTCTTTTCTAATGTTATTTTTAAATATTATCCAATTCTTTTATTGTTTGACCATCGCTTAAAGTAATAATTGCCTTTTTCCATTGAGATGTTTTACCACTAAACCTTCCCATCTTTCTATTTTTTGATGGTACCTTTATAGTATTAACCTTATCTACCTTAACCTTAAACTTCTCTTCAACAACCTTTTTTATTTCGCTTTTATTGGAATTCATATCAACTTTAAACGAATATTTACCTTGTTCTTTGTCCCTAACGCTCTTTTCGGATATAATTGGATGAATTAAAATGATTTTCTGAGAGGTCATTATACAAATACCTCCTCTATAATTTTTAAAGCATCTTTAGTAACTAACATTTTTTGATAATTAACCAGATCATATGTATTTAACTTATTAGCAGTAATGACCATGGCATTTTGCAAATTATTAACGGCTCTTTTAATTTTTTCGTCATCTTTTTCTATTACAATGATTATTTTTTTCTCTGGTTCAATTTTTAATTTATCAAATATGTTTGTAATGTCACGGGTTTTTCCATTTTCTATCTCAATTTTATCTAATACGATTAAATTATCATTTTTAACCTTATCGGATAATACAGATTTTAAAGCTACTAAGCGCATCTTTCTCGGTATAGTATATCCATAATCTCTATTTTCTGGGCCAAAGACAACACCGCCTCCAGTCCAAAGAGGTGAACGGGTTGTACCTGCTCTCGCTCTGCCTGTTCCCTTTTGCTTCCAGGGCTTTTTCCCTCCACCACTTACATCACTTCTACCTTTAACAGAAGCAGTACCTCTTCTTTTCTCAGCAAGATAACGCTTTACAATCTGATGAACGATATGTTTATTTATTTTAGCATTGAACATATCTTCTTTTAGTTTTATTTCGCCTATTTTTTCACCTTCTACACTATGAACACTCATGTCAACCATGC
The window above is part of the Atribacterota bacterium genome. Proteins encoded here:
- the rpsC gene encoding 30S ribosomal protein S3, which gives rise to MGQKVHPKGLRIGIIRDWDVKWFSRKEYSQNVYEDYKIRRYIKDNLQNAGISTVNIERIANRIRITINCARPGIIIGRKGAEVNKLKENLSKLIQNNDLQINIKEVKSPEIDGQLVAEDIANQLLRRASAKRIMKQAASRALKMKAEGIKIMIAGRIGGAEIARTEWHMEGRLPLHTLRADIDYGFAEANTTYGKVGVKVWIFKGEVLPKNNFSGKSVDSADEQDRKYIKNNTENTNNKKAGILGEEENAPTN
- the rplV gene encoding 50S ribosomal protein L22 translates to MGVKSVGKYIPISPRKCRQMIEVIKGKDTGSALLQLKFLPNRSAKMIYKVLKSAISNAENNHDMSVDDLYINKAFVDEGPTLKRFRARAMGRAARIHKRTSHITIEVEEKGVER
- the rpsS gene encoding 30S ribosomal protein S19, which codes for MSRSIKKGPYIDEKLLKKVRNLNKKRKKEPIKTWSRNSTIFPLMVGHTIAVHDGKKHVPVYITENMVGHKLGEFSPTRRFKGHGAHTERSTSIK
- the rplB gene encoding 50S ribosomal protein L2, with the translated sequence MADIKKYKPTSAGRRFMTVSTFEDITCSKPEKSLTKGKSKKAGRNNDGRIMVRRKGGGTKRKYRFIDFLREKEGIPAKVVSIEYDPNRSARIALLKYMDGEKRYIISPAKLKIGDVIVSGTKAEISPGNTKALKDIPQGTFIHNIEMKKGQGAVLARSAGAIAQILAKEGKYAHVKLPSGEVRLINLECCATIGQVGNLNHSNIDLGKAGKSRWKGRRPKVRGVAMNPIDHPLGGGEGKSAGGRHPASPNGLLAKGYRTRKKKKDSDRYIVKRRTDK
- the rplW gene encoding 50S ribosomal protein L23, with amino-acid sequence MTSQKIILIHPIISEKSVRDKEQGKYSFKVDMNSNKSEIKKVVEEKFKVKVDKVNTIKVPSKNRKMGRFSGKTSQWKKAIITLSDGQTIKELDNI
- the rplD gene encoding 50S ribosomal protein L4, yielding MVDMSVHSVEGEKIGEIKLKEDMFNAKINKHIVHQIVKRYLAEKRRGTASVKGRSDVSGGGKKPWKQKGTGRARAGTTRSPLWTGGGVVFGPENRDYGYTIPRKMRLVALKSVLSDKVKNDNLIVLDKIEIENGKTRDITNIFDKLKIEPEKKIIIVIEKDDEKIKRAVNNLQNAMVITANKLNTYDLVNYQKMLVTKDALKIIEEVFV